In the Anaerolineales bacterium genome, one interval contains:
- a CDS encoding iron-containing alcohol dehydrogenase, with the protein QAAQASVELVVGVGGGSVMDAAKAIAAMLANGGDPLDYLEVVGSGKPLTHPARPLILVPTTAGTGTEVTKNAVLLSEEHRVKVSLRSPGLLPRLALIDPELMDGLPPDVTAWGGLDALTQLIEPYVGLRPQPMTDAVCLEGMRRIASSLRRAYANGGDTAARTDLALAALFSGIALANAGLGVIHGFASVIGGMTDAHHGLVCASLLPAGMQTNLAALRSRAPDSPALQRYAQLAAALTGKPDARPEDGIAWVELLSRELRVARLSEIGLRQGDMDVLIERTAAASSTQGNPISLTGEELREIVRASW; encoded by the coding sequence ACAGGCAGCCCAGGCTTCGGTGGAGCTGGTGGTCGGTGTGGGTGGGGGCAGCGTGATGGACGCTGCCAAGGCGATCGCCGCCATGCTCGCCAACGGAGGCGATCCGCTCGACTACCTCGAGGTGGTGGGATCCGGGAAACCATTGACCCACCCGGCGCGGCCGCTCATCCTCGTGCCCACCACGGCCGGAACGGGAACTGAGGTCACCAAGAACGCCGTCCTTCTGTCAGAGGAGCACCGGGTCAAGGTCAGTCTGCGCAGCCCTGGATTGCTGCCTCGCCTGGCCTTGATCGACCCGGAGCTCATGGATGGGCTCCCGCCGGATGTCACTGCTTGGGGTGGACTCGACGCTCTGACGCAGCTGATCGAGCCTTATGTCGGCCTGCGGCCGCAGCCAATGACGGATGCAGTCTGTCTGGAGGGCATGCGCCGTATCGCCAGTTCGCTCCGGCGCGCCTATGCCAACGGGGGGGACACCGCGGCCCGCACCGACCTCGCCTTGGCAGCCCTGTTCAGCGGTATCGCCCTGGCCAATGCCGGGTTGGGGGTCATCCACGGCTTCGCCAGTGTGATCGGCGGCATGACCGATGCCCACCACGGGTTGGTGTGCGCCAGCTTGCTGCCGGCGGGGATGCAAACCAATCTCGCCGCTCTGCGGTCTCGCGCGCCAGACAGCCCCGCGTTGCAGCGGTACGCACAACTGGCGGCAGCCCTCACCGGCAAGCCCGATGCGCGCCCGGAGGATGGCATTGCCTGGGTCGAGCTTCTCAGCCGAGAACTGAGGGTCGCCCGTCTATCGGAGATCGGCCTGCGCCAGGGAGATATGGACGTGCTCATCGAACGCACGGCGGCTGCCAGCAGCACCCAGGGCAACCCGATCTCCTTGACAGGGGAGG